The genomic window CTCGGCTACGCGATTACGTCGATCGGCACGTACGACGTCGTCCTGCGCGATCCGGACGACGGGAGCGTCCTCGAGTCGGCGACCGTCACCGTCGCGCCCGGCGACCTCGTCGCCGAGTTCGACGACCCGGCCGGCGACGACCACGGCCCCGGCGAGTACACCTACCCGACCAGCGACGACTTCCGGGACGGGGCGTTCGACCTGCGTTCGTTCGCCGTCTACGAGGCCGACGACGCGTATCGGTTCGCCTTCGAAGTCGAGGAGCTCTACGACACCTTCGGCGGGGAGTTCTCGCCCCACTACTTCGCGGTCTATCTCCGGGACCCGTCCCTGGACGGCGGCCGAACGACGGAGCTCGGCGACCTCGAGGTCACCGCCGCGTTCGAGGAGCCCTGGCACTACCGCGTCGCCGCCAGCGGCTTCGGCTCGAGCGTCGTCGACGCGGCCGGCACCGACTTCGGGTCGCCGAATACCATCGTCGACTTCGAGAGCGACACGGCCATCCTGTCGGTCCCGAAGGACGCGCTCAGTGTAGACATCGCGAACGTCGAGGTCGTCCCCGTGGTCGGCTCCGAGGACCGCGGGACGTTCCGCGCCGTCGGCGTCGAGGCCGAAGGCTACGTCTTCGGCGGCGCACGCGAAGGCGCGGCCGAGAACGCCCCGCGGATCATCGACCTCCTGACGCCGTCGGACGTCGATCAGTCCGAGGCGCTCGCGTACGACGCGGACTCACCGGCGACGCTCCCGTTCGTCCCGCTGTGACCGCTCGCTCGCGCGTCGGTAGCCGTCGTCGGTGATCGGCTCGGACGGGCCCCAACTCGGTCGCGCGTCCGAGCCCGGATTCGGTCCACCGACGGATACTCGAGGCGACGATTACACGCGAGTCGACCCGTCCACCCCATCCGTTTTCCCGTTGAACCGTCACCGACTGACGACCCTCATTGCGCGCGACCGACGCGTACTATTCGTGGTTATCGCTTATGGATCAGGGCCGCGTGAGTCGGTTATGGCGGCGATCGACTCCATCGAACGGCTTTTCCAGACGGTTTACAGGGGGCCGGTCAAGCGAGCGGCACACGCGACGGGGATCAACGAACTCCTCGAGTGGGGACTCTGGGCGGGCTACCGGACGCTCAACGGCGGCGAGAAGACGCTCCGAATCGGCGGCGAGTCGGCGACGTTCGCCGTGCCGACGCGGTCGACCCTCGGCGTTCTGAGCGTCGCGGAGACGGTCGAACGGCCGATCTATCGGGACCTCCTCGAGCGCGTTCGCCCGGACGACGTCTTCTGGGACGTCGGCGCCAACGCCGGTACCTACAGCTGTCTCGTCGGATCTCGGCTCGCGGACGGCGACGGCACCGTCGTCTCGTTCGAGCCGTATCCGCCGACCGTGGACCTGCTGAGACGGAACCTCCGCCGAAACGACGTCGACGCGACCGTCGTCCCGTTCGCGCTCGGGGACGCCGACGGGACGACCGAACTGGCGGTGCGCTACGACGACGAACCCGGATCGCAGGAGCACACGCTGACGCCCGAGCGTCGCGACTCCGAGGCCGTCGTCGACGCGGTGACGGTCCCCGTCCGCCGCGGCGACACCCTCGTCGACGACGGGACGCTGCCCGAACCGACCGTGCTGAAAATCGACGCCGAAGGCGCCGGCCCGGCGGTGCTCGCGGGCCTCGAGTCGACGCTGTCGACCGGCGCCCCGCGTCGCGTCTACGTCGAGCCCCACGGGAACACGGACGAACTCGAGTCGACGCTCACCGAGTTCGGCTTCTCGGTCACTCGCGAGTATCTCGGTCGGCACCGGGCGAACAGGAACCCGATCCTCGTGGCCACGCGGGCCTCGACGGGACCGACGGGGCGCGTCTCGCGACTGCTCGGTCGGGGCGGCGAGGAACCGCAGTCGTCCTGACCGCGGACCGAGTCGCCGGGGCCACCTCGGACCGAGTCGCCGCGGCACGGTCCTCGCGCACGTGCGACCGCCCGACGCGCACACCGCACGCACACCCGCGCTGTCGGTCGGTTTTCGGCGAAAGCGTTATCAGATCCTCGGTCGTAGCGAGCGACGATGCAGGACACTCGCCCGTCCGTACCGGAACCGATCGCTCGAGGAGGTGAGCCGTCGTGGAACTGATAATCACGGAGAAGGACAACGCCGCGCGACGGATCGCCGACATTCTGAGCGGCGGCACGTACGACTCGAGTCGCGAGAACGGCGTCAACGTCTACGAGTGGGGCGGCAAGCGCTGCGTGGGGCTGTCGGGCCACGTCGTCGGCGTCGACTTCCCGGACGAGTACTCGGACTGGCGCGACGTCGAGCCCGTCGAGCTCATCGACGCGAACGTCGAGAAGACGGCGACGAAGGAGAACATCGTCGCGACGCTGCGCATCCTCGCGCGCAAGGCCACCCGCGTGACGATCGCGACGGACTACGACCGCGAGGGCGAACTCATCGGCAAGGAGGCCTACGATATCGTCCGCGACGTCGACGAGGAGGTCCCCATTCGCCGCGTTCGATTCTCCTCGATCACGGAGAACGAGGTCCAGAGCGCCTTCGACGACCCGGACGACCTCGACTTCGATCTGGCGGCCGCGGGCGAGGCCCGCCAGATCATCGACCTGATCTGGGGCGCCGCGCTGACCCGCTTCCTCTCCCTGTCGGCGGGCCAACTGGGCAACGACTTCATCTCGGTCGGGCGAGTGCAGTCGCCGACGCTGAAGCTGATCGTCGACCGCGAGCGCGAGATCCAGGCGTTCGATCCCGAGACGTACTGGGAGCTGTTCGGCGACTTGACCAAGGAAGATACCACGTTCGAAGCTCAGTACTTCTACCGCGACGAGGACGACAACGAGGCCGAGCGCGTCTGGGAGGAGGCCGTCGCCGACGAGGTCTACGAGACGCTGGCCGAACGCGATTCGGCGACCGTCGTCGACGTCAACCGTCGGACCCGGACGGACACCCCGCCGACGCCGTTCAACACGACCCAGTTCATCCGCGCGGCCGGCGCCATCGGCTACTCCGCCAAGCGGGCGATGTCGATCGCCGAGGACCTCTACACCGCCGGCTACATCACATACCCGCGGACCGACAACACCGTCTACCCCGACGATCTGGATCCCGAGGAACTGCTCGACGACTTCGTCAGCCATCCGACGCTCGGCGAGTCCGCCGAGTCGCTGCTCGAGGCCGACGAGATCGTCCCCACCGAGGGCGACGAGGAGACGACCGACCACCCGCCCATTCACCCGACCGGCGAGATCCCGAGCCGCGGCGGCGACGTGAGCGACGACGAGTGGGAGGTCTACGAACTCGTCGTCCGGCGGTTCTACGCGACCGTCGCCGACGCGGCCGTCTGGGAGCACCTCAAGGTCGTCACCGAGGTCGACGACTACCGCATGAAGTCCAACGGCAAGCGCCTCGTCGAGCCCGGCTACCACGACGTCTACCCGTACTTCAGCACGTCCGAGAACTACGTCCCCGACGTCGCCGAGGGCGAGGAGCTCGCGCTGACCGACGTCGAACTCGAGGAGAAGGAGACCCAGCCGCCGCGTCGCTACGGCCAGTCGCGGCTCATCGAGACGATGGAGGACATGGGGATCGGGACGAAGTCGACCCGCCACAACACCTTAGAGAAGCTCTACGACCGGGGCTACATCGAGAGCGATCCGCCGCGGCCGACGAAGCTCGCGATGGCCGTCGTCGACGCGGCCGAGAACTACGCCGATCGCGTCGTCAGCGAGGAGATGACGGCCCAGCTCGAGGCCGACATGGACGCCATCGCCAGCGGCGAGGCGACGCTGGACGACGTCACCGACGAGTCCCGCGAGATGTTAGAGGAGATCTTCGCTAACCTCGCCGACTCCCGGGACGAGATCGGCGACCACCTCCGCAAGTCGCTCAAGGACGACAAGCGGCTGGGCCCCTGCCCCGAGTGCGGCGAGGACCTGCTCGTCCGGCGCAGCCGCCACGGCTCCTACTTCGTCGGCTGCGACGGCTATCCCGACTGCGAGAACACCCTCCCGCTGCCCTCGACGGGCAAGCCGCTGATCCTCGAGAGCGAGTGTGAAGACCACGGCTTAAACGAGGTCAAGATGCTCGCGGGCCGGCAGACGTTCGTCCACGGTTGTCCGCTCTGTAAGGCCGAAGACGCCGGCGAGGGGCCCGTGCTGGGCGCATGTCCTGACTGCAGTGAGGAACACGACGGCGAGTTAGCGATCAAAACCCTCCAGAACGGCTCCCGACTCGTCGGCTGTACGCGCTACCCCGACTGCGAGTACTCGCTGCCCCTCCCGCGGCGCGGCGAGATCGAGGTCACCGACGAGCGCTGCGACGAACACGATCTCCCGGAACTCGTCGTCCACAGCGGCGACGATCCCTGGGAACTGGGCTGTCCGATCTGTAACTACCAGGAGTTCCAGGCCCGCGAGAGCGATACCGGGTCGGACCTCGAGGCGCTGGACGGCGTCGGCGCCAAGACCGTCGAGAAACTCGCCGACGCGGGCATCGAGAGTCTGGACGACCTGACCGAGGCCGATCCGGACGCGGTCGCCGAGGACGTCGACGGCGTCAGCGCCGATCGGGTCCGGACCTGGCAGGCGAAGGCGTAACGTCGACCGGCATCAGATCCGCTTTTCGACCGTTTGAACGCCCTCCGAGAGCGTCTCGCGTTTGAAGTACAGCGCCTCGACCGCGAAGACCGCCGCTGCGATGACGACGACCAGCCAGAAGACGGCCGGGAGCTGCGAGTAGAGGTACCAGGTCAGCATGACGAAGAAGGCGGCCGAACCGATCGCGCCGAGCAGCGGCGGGATCGGATTGACGTCGACGTCGTCGGAATCGCGCACCGTCAGCGCGAGCGCGCACATGGTGCCGAAGACGACGATAAAGGCCAGCGAGGCGAACTCCACGACGGCCTCGAGGCTCCCGAGGACGGCGAAGGCGGCCGTCAGGACGCCGATGACGATCACGGTCCGCTTCGGCGCGGCGT from Haloterrigena sp. KLK7 includes these protein-coding regions:
- a CDS encoding DNA topoisomerase I, whose protein sequence is MELIITEKDNAARRIADILSGGTYDSSRENGVNVYEWGGKRCVGLSGHVVGVDFPDEYSDWRDVEPVELIDANVEKTATKENIVATLRILARKATRVTIATDYDREGELIGKEAYDIVRDVDEEVPIRRVRFSSITENEVQSAFDDPDDLDFDLAAAGEARQIIDLIWGAALTRFLSLSAGQLGNDFISVGRVQSPTLKLIVDREREIQAFDPETYWELFGDLTKEDTTFEAQYFYRDEDDNEAERVWEEAVADEVYETLAERDSATVVDVNRRTRTDTPPTPFNTTQFIRAAGAIGYSAKRAMSIAEDLYTAGYITYPRTDNTVYPDDLDPEELLDDFVSHPTLGESAESLLEADEIVPTEGDEETTDHPPIHPTGEIPSRGGDVSDDEWEVYELVVRRFYATVADAAVWEHLKVVTEVDDYRMKSNGKRLVEPGYHDVYPYFSTSENYVPDVAEGEELALTDVELEEKETQPPRRYGQSRLIETMEDMGIGTKSTRHNTLEKLYDRGYIESDPPRPTKLAMAVVDAAENYADRVVSEEMTAQLEADMDAIASGEATLDDVTDESREMLEEIFANLADSRDEIGDHLRKSLKDDKRLGPCPECGEDLLVRRSRHGSYFVGCDGYPDCENTLPLPSTGKPLILESECEDHGLNEVKMLAGRQTFVHGCPLCKAEDAGEGPVLGACPDCSEEHDGELAIKTLQNGSRLVGCTRYPDCEYSLPLPRRGEIEVTDERCDEHDLPELVVHSGDDPWELGCPICNYQEFQARESDTGSDLEALDGVGAKTVEKLADAGIESLDDLTEADPDAVAEDVDGVSADRVRTWQAKA
- a CDS encoding FkbM family methyltransferase; protein product: MAAIDSIERLFQTVYRGPVKRAAHATGINELLEWGLWAGYRTLNGGEKTLRIGGESATFAVPTRSTLGVLSVAETVERPIYRDLLERVRPDDVFWDVGANAGTYSCLVGSRLADGDGTVVSFEPYPPTVDLLRRNLRRNDVDATVVPFALGDADGTTELAVRYDDEPGSQEHTLTPERRDSEAVVDAVTVPVRRGDTLVDDGTLPEPTVLKIDAEGAGPAVLAGLESTLSTGAPRRVYVEPHGNTDELESTLTEFGFSVTREYLGRHRANRNPILVATRASTGPTGRVSRLLGRGGEEPQSS